Below is a window of Terriglobales bacterium DNA.
GCTCATCCACAACCTGGCCGGGACCCTCGAGAGCGACCCCGCCACCCGCGGCCGCCTGCAGGTCCTGTTCCTGCCCGACTACTGCGTCTCCCTGGCGGAGCGGCTGATCCCCGCCAGCGACGTCTCCAACCAGATCTCCACCGCCGGCTACGAGGCCAGCGGCACCAGCAACATGAAGTTCATGATGAACGGGGCGCTGACCCTGGGCACCCGCGACGGCGCCACCATCGAGATGGCCGAGGAAGCCGGTGAAGAGAACCTCTTTCTCTTCGGCCTCACCGCCGAGCAGGTAGCGGGCAGCCGCGCCTGGTACAGCCCGCGCTGGCACTACGAGCGCGAGCCCGAGACCCGCGCCGCCCTCGACCTGATCTTCTCCGACCACTTCAACCGCAACGAACCCGGGGTCTTCGAGCCTTTGCGCCCCGTCCTGCTGGAGCAGGATTTCTACATGCACCTCGCCGACCTCGCCTTCTACCTGGAAGCCGACCAGCGGCTGTGCGAGCTGTACGCCGATCCCGACGCCTGGGCGCGCACCGCCATCCTGAACGTGGCCGCCTCCGGCAAGTTCTCCAGCGACCGCACCATCGCCGAGTACGCCACCGAGATCTGGAAGGTCAAGCCATGCCCGGTGCCCTAGAAACGCCTTCGGCCGTGGCGGAGCGGCGGCAGCCGGCGACGCCTCCGCCGGGCGGGGCGCAGCCGCTCGGCCGCAGCTCCCCGCTGGGCGCCACCGTCGGCGAAGGCGGCGTCAACTTCAGCGTCTTCTCGCGCCATGCCGCCGCCGTGGAGCTGCTGCTCTTCGACCAGGAGGACGACGCCCGCCCCGCGCGCGTGCTCTCCATCGATCCCGCGGCCCAGCGCGCCTACCACTACTGGCACCTATTCGTGCCCGGGCTGGAGCCGGGACAGCTCTACGGCTATCGCGCGAGCGGGCCCTTCGATCCGGCGCGGGGGCTGCGCTTCGATCCCTCCAAGGTGCTGCTCGATCCTTATGGCCGCGGCGTGGCCGTGCCGCGCGGCTACAGCCGCGAAGCTCGCTGGGGCGCCGACGACGCTGCCACGGCCATGAAGAGCGTGGTGGTGGATCCCGGAGCCTACGACTGGGAGGGCGACGCGCCCCTGCGGCGGCCGGCGACCCGCACCATCGTCTACGAGATGCACGTGCGCGGCTTCACCCGGAATCCCAACTCCGGGGTCGCGGAAAGGAGGCGCGGCACCTTCGCCGGCCTGATCGAGAAGATCCCCTACCTGCAGCAACTGGGCATCACCGCGGTGGAGCTGCTGCCCGTCTTCCAGTTCGACGCCCAGGACTGTCCGCCCGGCTCGGTCAATTATTGGGGCTACGCGCCCGCCTCCTTCTTCGCGCCCCACCAGGCCTACAGCTCGCGCCCGGAGCGGCTCGGCCCCAACGACGAGTTCCGCGACCTGGTGAAGGCGCTGCACCGCGCCGGCCTCGAAGTCATCCTCGATGTGGTCTTCAACCATACCGCCGAAGGCAATCACGACGGGCCGACCTTCTGCTTCCGCGGGCTGGACAACAGCGCCTACTACATCCTGGAGGCCGACCGGTCGTACTACGCCAACTACACCGGCTGCGGCAACACCCTCAACGCCAACCACCCTATCGTCCGCCGCATGATCGTCGACAGCCTGCGTCGCTGGGTCCAGGAGATGCACGTGGACGGCTTCCGCTTCGACCTGGCCTCCATCCTGGCGCGCGATTCCTCCGGCCAAGTGCTGCCCAACCCGCCGGTGCTGTGGGACATCGAGTCCGATCCCGCGCTGGCCGGCACCAAGTTTATCGCCGAGGCCTGGGACGCCGCCGGCCTCTACCAGGTAGGCAGCTTCGTCGGTGATGCCTGGCGCGAGTGGAACGGGCGCTTTCGCGACGACGTGCGCGACTTCGTCCGCGGCCAGGAAGGCACGGTGGGGCGCCTGGCCGACCGCTTCCTGGGCAGCCCCCAGATCTACGGCCACAAGCAGCGCGAAGCCGAGCACAGCGTCAACTTCGTCACCTGCCATGACGGCTTCACCGTCAATGACCTGGTCTCCTACGACCACAAGCACAACCAGGCCAACGGCGAGGACAACCGCGACGGCACCGACGACAATCGCAGTTGGAACTGCGGCGTCGAAGGGCCGGCCGCCGACCCTACAGTGGAACGACTGCGCAATCGCCAGGTGAAGAACCTCCTCGCCCTGACCCTGCTCTCGGTGGGCATGCCCATGATCCAGATGGGCGACGAGGTGCGGCGCACCCAGGGCGGCAACAACAACGCCTACTGCCGCGACGACCAAAGCACCTGGTTCGACTGGTCGCTGCTGGAGAAGCACGCCGACGTGCGCCGCTTCGTGAGCATGCTGATCGAGCGGCGGATGCGGCGCCCCCTGGAGGCCGAACGCCGCCGCCTCAGCCTGAACCAGCTCCTGGGGGAGTCGCGGACGGCCTGGCACGGCACCCGGCTCTGGCAGCCCGACTGGAGTGAGCACTCCCACTCGCTGGTCTTCGGCGTCGAGATCCGGTGGGAGCCCCTGGTCTTCCACCTCATCATGAACGCCTACTGGGAGGCGCTCGACTTCGAGTTGCCGGCGGTCGCGAGCCCGGACCCGAACCCCTGGCGCCGCTGGATCGATACCTCGCTCGACCCGCCCCACGACATCGTTCCCTGGGAGTCCACGCCCACGGTCGTGGGACACTCCTACCGCGCCGCACCCCGTTCCGTGGTCATGTTGCTGGCGCGGCCCGGCGAGTGAGGGCCTACTCCGCAAGCAGCGCGAAGGCGTGCTGCTGCCACGGGACGACATCGAGGTAGAGCCCGCGAGCAGCGAGGTCATTCCCGTCGCGCTCGTAGCGGGCCTCGCTCAGCAGGTCCTGCAGCCGCCAGCGCCGTCCTCCCAACCCGGGGAATGGGAGGCGCACGTAGCCCTGGGTCGGGTGCGCGGCGTAGTTGACCGCGACCAGCAGGCGCTCGCCGCCGGCGTCCTGCCAGGCGAAGGCGATCAGGGCATCGTGCGAGCCGTTGCCTTCCCAGGCCGGCACGCACTCCAGCAGCCGCCACTCCCCTTCCCGCGCCTCCGGCCGCCGCAGCACCGCCAGCAGGTCTTCGTAAAAGCGCCGCAGGACGGGGTCCGCCGGCTCCTCCGGGGCGCGGATGAGGTGCACCGGGATGCGCTTACGCCGGCCTTCGAATTGGCCCTGGTGGAAGAAGCGGAGGCCGGGCGTCAGGAAGGTGATGGTGGCGGCGGCCTCGTGCATCCCCGCCGGGAACACGGCTGCGGCGCGGGGCTCGTCGTGGTTCTCAAGGAAGCGCGCCAGATGCCGCTGGTAGTCCAGCCCGGCCTGGAGATGCTCGCGCACCGGCCGCGCCTGGCCCGTCCGCAGCCGGTCGTAGAGCCGCTTGTCGTAGGCGAAATCGAAGCCCTGCTCGAGCAGCGTCCATTCCAGGTCCCAGTAGACCTCTGCCAGGAAACAGAACTCCGGAAACTGCGCGCGCACACGCTGGATGGCGCGCGGCCAGAAGGGTTCCGCCCGCCGGCCCCAGGTGCGCTCGAAGACCTCGGGTAGCAGCAGCATGGCCATGTCGCAGCGCACCCCGTCGCACTGCCCCGCCACCTTCACCAGCTCCGCCAGCATCGCCTCCTGAGTCGCCGGGTTGCTGTAGTCGAGCTGCAGCGAATCCGGCCAGCCGTCGAAGTAGGGATCGCGCCCGTGCGCCAGGATCAGTTCCCCGCGCGGACTCTGGACGCGGACATAGTTCTGCGGTGCACGCGCCAGGTCGGCGGCGCTGCCGGCGACGTAGTACTCGGGATGGGCCTGCACCCAGGGATGGTCCAGCCCGGTGTGGTTGGGGACGAAGTCGAGCATCAGCCGCAGGCCGCGCCGGCGCAGGCGCTGGCGCAGGCGGGCGAGAGCGGGGTCGCCGCCCAAGCCGGGCGGCACGCTGTAGCCGGTGATGGCGAAGCCCGAGCCGGCGATGTCCTCGTCGCGGAGGTCGGGCAGGACTTCCTGGAATTCCTTGCGCCAGTCCGGGCGGCTGCGCGAGACCTGCCCTCCCGCCGGGCCGGTCTGCCAGACGCTCAGGAACCACAGCCAGTCGAAGCCCATCTGAGCGAAGCGGTCGAGCTCAGTCTCTGGGATGTCGTCGAGGGTAGCGGGGCGGCCCCGGCCGCGGCCCAATTCCGTCAGCCAGACGCGCGTGTTGATCTGGTAAAGCGCGGGATTGGTCGCTGCCGCCATCTCGCCTCCGCGGTCAAGCTCTGCTCCCGCCTAGAGGCTAGCCGGAGCCCTCCCCGGATTGCAATCCTGGGCCCGAGCGACCGCCCTGATCGCTGGGTTCCGATGCTATAATGCGGGCACTTTATTAGCCTGGCTCCTTCGTGGCGGGAGAACCATGCCTAGCAATGCAACGCGCGATTCCAGACCCATCCCGCACGTATCCCCCGCCCGCTTCGTTCGCTCCCGTTCCGTAGTAGCCCGCGGGATCGGCGGTGAGCTGCTGATCGTGCCGGTGCGGCGCGGCGTGGGCGATCTCACCAGCCTCTACAGCCTGAATGGCAGCGGCGCCACGCTCTGGGAAGCCCTGGCTGCGGAACAGACCGCCGCCGATCTGGCCGGCGTCCTGGAACAGGCCTATGACCTGGCGGGACGCGATGTGGTTGCCGACGTGGAGCGCTTCCTGCGCGAGATGAGCCAACTGGGCCTGGTGCAATGCGCCCCAGCGCCCGCCGATCCAAGACCCTCTCCCCGCGAACCCGCGGAGGGGAAGGGATGATCTCGAAGTCGTACGGCGAATTCAGCCGTTCCATCCACCAACGTTTTGCCGGCCGCCGCGAGGCCTTGGAAGTCTCCATCGAGGTCACGCGCCGCTGTCCGCTCGGGTGCCTCCACTGCTACAACAATCTGCCCATGGCGGACCGCGCCGCCCGCGAGCGCGAACTCACCACCGCCGAGCACTTCCGCCTGCTGGATGAGTGCTCCGATCTTGGGTGCCTCTGGCTGCTCTACACCGGCGGAGAGATCTTCGCGCGCCACGACTTTCTCGAGATCTACACCTACGCCAAGCAGAAAGGCTTCCTGATCACGCTGTTCACCAACGGCACGCTCATCCACGAGAGGATCGCCGACCACCTCGCGGAATGGCCCCCCTTCGTGGTGGAGATCACCCTCTACGGGCGGACGCGGGAGACCTACGAGGCCATGACCGGGGTGGCGGGCTCGCACGCGCACTGCCTCCGCGGCATCCAGTTGCTGCGCGAGCGCGGCGTTCCCCTGAAGCTGAAGACCGTCTCCACCCGCATCAACCGCCACGAGATCTCGGCCATGCGGCGCTTCGCCGAGGAGGAGCTGGGGGTGGAGTTCAAGTTCGATTCTCTGGTGAATCCGCGCATCGATTGCTCCCAGAACCCGCTGGCCATCCGCCTGCAGCCGGAAGAGGTGGTGGCGCTCGATTTCGCCTGGCCGAACATGGTGCGCGAGTACCGCGTCATGGCGGAGCGGGAGATGGCCCAGCCGGTGGCCGAGGAGGCCGAGCCCGGGGTCTACGTCTGCGGCGGCGGCATGAGCTCGTTCGCCGTCAACCCCTACGGCCAGATGTCGGTCTGCCTGCTCTCGCAGCAGGAGACGCGCGACTTCCGCCCTGAGGGTGTGAAGGCGGTCTGGGAAGGGTTTCTGGCCAAGGTGCGCGAGAAGAAGCGGACGCGGCCGAGCAAGTGCGTCCGCTGCCGCCTGCAGTCGCTGTGCGGGATGTGCCCCGCCAACGGCGAACTGGAGAACGGCGATCCCGAGACGCCGGTCACCTTCCTCTGCCAGGTGGCCCACTTGCGCGCCCGGGCGCTGGGACTCGAGGTCCCCGAGCACGGCGCCTGCGAGTGCTGTCCCGGCGGGGAACACCATGCTGCGCTGTGCGCTTCCGCCGAGCGCATTCGCGTGGGCGAGGTCGACGTCGAAGGCTGGGCGCCGCCTCCTCCTGTGCTGCCTGTGCTCAACAACTCTCCCGTGACCGCCGGCGGCTGCGGCTGTGGCGCGCACGCGCACGACTGAAAGGTAGAACGCCGATGCCAGGACGCACGACGGAACCCGAGGAGACAACAGGGCATCCCAGGAAGACCTATGAGCCGCCCACGGTGACGGCGATATCCTTGCGTCCGGAAGAGGCGGTGCTGGGCAATTGCAAGACCTCGACGACCTCGGGGCCGGCGGCCAGCAGTTGCTTTTCGCTCTTGTGCAAGACCATCGGGTCGTAGGTCCGGGAGCATGTGGTGATCCTGCAGGCAACGAGCCAGAGTGAAGCGCCGACAACGGCGAGCCGCCCCGAGGCATGGCGCTCCAGCTTCGCGGTGGCCGGCCTCTCCCTCGGCCTGAGCGCGGCG
It encodes the following:
- the glgX gene encoding glycogen debranching protein GlgX, which translates into the protein MPGALETPSAVAERRQPATPPPGGAQPLGRSSPLGATVGEGGVNFSVFSRHAAAVELLLFDQEDDARPARVLSIDPAAQRAYHYWHLFVPGLEPGQLYGYRASGPFDPARGLRFDPSKVLLDPYGRGVAVPRGYSREARWGADDAATAMKSVVVDPGAYDWEGDAPLRRPATRTIVYEMHVRGFTRNPNSGVAERRRGTFAGLIEKIPYLQQLGITAVELLPVFQFDAQDCPPGSVNYWGYAPASFFAPHQAYSSRPERLGPNDEFRDLVKALHRAGLEVILDVVFNHTAEGNHDGPTFCFRGLDNSAYYILEADRSYYANYTGCGNTLNANHPIVRRMIVDSLRRWVQEMHVDGFRFDLASILARDSSGQVLPNPPVLWDIESDPALAGTKFIAEAWDAAGLYQVGSFVGDAWREWNGRFRDDVRDFVRGQEGTVGRLADRFLGSPQIYGHKQREAEHSVNFVTCHDGFTVNDLVSYDHKHNQANGEDNRDGTDDNRSWNCGVEGPAADPTVERLRNRQVKNLLALTLLSVGMPMIQMGDEVRRTQGGNNNAYCRDDQSTWFDWSLLEKHADVRRFVSMLIERRMRRPLEAERRRLSLNQLLGESRTAWHGTRLWQPDWSEHSHSLVFGVEIRWEPLVFHLIMNAYWEALDFELPAVASPDPNPWRRWIDTSLDPPHDIVPWESTPTVVGHSYRAAPRSVVMLLARPGE
- a CDS encoding alpha-amylase family glycosyl hydrolase encodes the protein MAAATNPALYQINTRVWLTELGRGRGRPATLDDIPETELDRFAQMGFDWLWFLSVWQTGPAGGQVSRSRPDWRKEFQEVLPDLRDEDIAGSGFAITGYSVPPGLGGDPALARLRQRLRRRGLRLMLDFVPNHTGLDHPWVQAHPEYYVAGSAADLARAPQNYVRVQSPRGELILAHGRDPYFDGWPDSLQLDYSNPATQEAMLAELVKVAGQCDGVRCDMAMLLLPEVFERTWGRRAEPFWPRAIQRVRAQFPEFCFLAEVYWDLEWTLLEQGFDFAYDKRLYDRLRTGQARPVREHLQAGLDYQRHLARFLENHDEPRAAAVFPAGMHEAAATITFLTPGLRFFHQGQFEGRRKRIPVHLIRAPEEPADPVLRRFYEDLLAVLRRPEAREGEWRLLECVPAWEGNGSHDALIAFAWQDAGGERLLVAVNYAAHPTQGYVRLPFPGLGGRRWRLQDLLSEARYERDGNDLAARGLYLDVVPWQQHAFALLAE
- a CDS encoding PqqD family protein is translated as MPSNATRDSRPIPHVSPARFVRSRSVVARGIGGELLIVPVRRGVGDLTSLYSLNGSGATLWEALAAEQTAADLAGVLEQAYDLAGRDVVADVERFLREMSQLGLVQCAPAPADPRPSPREPAEGKG
- a CDS encoding radical SAM protein: MISKSYGEFSRSIHQRFAGRREALEVSIEVTRRCPLGCLHCYNNLPMADRAARERELTTAEHFRLLDECSDLGCLWLLYTGGEIFARHDFLEIYTYAKQKGFLITLFTNGTLIHERIADHLAEWPPFVVEITLYGRTRETYEAMTGVAGSHAHCLRGIQLLRERGVPLKLKTVSTRINRHEISAMRRFAEEELGVEFKFDSLVNPRIDCSQNPLAIRLQPEEVVALDFAWPNMVREYRVMAEREMAQPVAEEAEPGVYVCGGGMSSFAVNPYGQMSVCLLSQQETRDFRPEGVKAVWEGFLAKVREKKRTRPSKCVRCRLQSLCGMCPANGELENGDPETPVTFLCQVAHLRARALGLEVPEHGACECCPGGEHHAALCASAERIRVGEVDVEGWAPPPPVLPVLNNSPVTAGGCGCGAHAHD